The following proteins are co-located in the Polyangia bacterium genome:
- the ribB gene encoding 3,4-dihydroxy-2-butanone-4-phosphate synthase, translating into MASSSGNPAPAVADRVRAVQRAIDAVRAGGMVVLVDDEDRENEGDLVMAAELITPEAINFMARHGRGLICLSLTEERVKQLALPMMAADNRSPRSTAFTVSIDARRGMTTGISARERAETVRVAVAAGAGPDDILTPGHIFPLRARRGGVLVRSGHTEGSVDLARLAGHEPAGVICEIMRDDGEMARMPDLEAFARQHNLPVVTIADLIEYRLSQENLVHRTSEALVRPRLGGVSAEFRAYVYTTDVEDTEYLALVLGNPAPDHPVLVRVQSASVLRDVFGVTPGPDGTPATLSLRMIEEAGEGILLYVYPRGRASMLDDFAAQTGAVETAQLAAAAGESRLRDFGLGAQVLAQLGVRTIRLLTNHPRHIVGVGGYGLQIVECLPIRGAAKVVPLRERENEG; encoded by the coding sequence ATGGCTTCGTCTAGCGGCAATCCCGCTCCGGCGGTGGCGGATCGCGTGCGCGCCGTCCAGCGCGCCATCGACGCTGTCCGCGCCGGCGGCATGGTGGTCCTGGTCGACGACGAGGATCGCGAGAACGAGGGCGATCTGGTGATGGCCGCCGAGCTGATCACGCCTGAAGCGATCAACTTCATGGCCCGCCACGGCCGCGGTTTGATCTGCCTGTCGCTGACCGAAGAGCGCGTCAAGCAGCTGGCCTTGCCGATGATGGCGGCCGACAACCGATCGCCGCGGTCGACGGCGTTCACCGTCAGCATCGACGCCCGGCGGGGGATGACCACCGGCATCTCGGCGCGCGAGCGGGCCGAGACGGTGCGGGTGGCGGTGGCGGCTGGCGCCGGCCCCGACGACATTCTCACGCCCGGGCACATCTTCCCGCTGCGCGCCCGGCGCGGCGGCGTGCTGGTGCGTTCGGGCCACACCGAAGGCTCGGTCGATCTGGCGCGCCTGGCCGGCCACGAGCCGGCCGGGGTCATCTGCGAGATCATGCGCGACGACGGCGAGATGGCCCGCATGCCGGATCTGGAGGCGTTCGCCCGGCAGCACAACCTGCCGGTGGTGACCATCGCCGACCTGATCGAATACCGCCTGTCGCAAGAGAACCTGGTGCACCGCACGTCGGAGGCGCTGGTGCGCCCGCGCCTGGGCGGCGTCAGCGCCGAGTTTCGCGCCTACGTCTACACCACCGACGTCGAAGACACGGAGTACCTGGCGTTGGTGCTGGGCAACCCGGCCCCCGACCATCCGGTCCTGGTGCGGGTCCAGAGCGCCAGCGTGTTGCGCGACGTGTTCGGGGTGACGCCGGGGCCGGACGGCACGCCGGCGACGCTGTCCCTGCGGATGATCGAAGAAGCGGGCGAGGGGATCTTGCTTTACGTCTATCCGCGCGGGCGGGCCAGCATGCTGGACGATTTCGCGGCGCAGACGGGCGCCGTCGAGACGGCCCAGCTGGCGGCCGCAGCCGGCGAATCGCGGTTGCGTGATTTCGGCCTGGGCGCGCAGGTGCTGGCGCAGCTGGGCGTGCGGACGATCCGGCTGCTCACCAATCACCCACGGCACATCGTCGGCGTGGGCGGCTATGGGCTGCAGATCGTCGAATGCCTGCCTATTCGGGGCGCGGCGAAAGTGGTACCTCTGCGAGAAAGAGAGAACGAAGGCTGA
- a CDS encoding S4 domain-containing protein, translating to MRLQRFLAQAGVASRRSAEQLIAGGSVKVNGASVTAPGTVVGRDDKVEVDGRRVYPERPIYRLMLKPRACLATLKPTADRPTLARYLRDAEPGLQVVAPLDFPAEGLILLTNDGELAERVAKPRRGPGIPMTYHLKLQGKLTDEEITRLLRGWRWEGRLIRPQAIDALAATDKNMWLEMVVDETRPRALKAAGELIRHTLLKISRVRLGGLSFEGLPMGGWRDLTKVEVADLRRRAGLEA from the coding sequence ATGCGGTTGCAACGATTCCTGGCCCAGGCCGGCGTGGCCTCGCGCCGATCGGCGGAGCAGCTCATCGCCGGCGGCTCGGTGAAGGTGAATGGCGCGTCGGTCACCGCGCCCGGCACGGTGGTCGGTCGCGACGACAAGGTGGAAGTCGACGGCCGTCGGGTCTACCCCGAACGGCCGATTTACCGCCTGATGCTGAAGCCGCGCGCCTGCCTGGCCACGCTGAAGCCGACCGCCGACCGCCCGACGCTGGCCCGATACCTGCGCGACGCCGAGCCCGGCCTGCAGGTGGTGGCGCCGCTGGATTTTCCCGCCGAGGGTCTGATCCTGCTGACCAACGACGGCGAGCTGGCCGAACGGGTGGCCAAGCCGCGGCGCGGGCCGGGGATCCCGATGACGTATCACCTCAAGCTGCAAGGCAAGCTGACCGACGAGGAGATCACGCGTTTGCTGCGCGGCTGGCGCTGGGAAGGCCGCTTGATCAGGCCGCAAGCGATCGATGCGCTGGCCGCCACCGACAAGAACATGTGGCTGGAGATGGTGGTCGACGAGACCCGGCCGCGCGCCCTGAAGGCGGCGGGTGAATTGATTCGCCACACGTTGCTGAAGATCTCGCGGGTGCGTCTGGGGGGCCTGTCGTTCGAAGGTCTGCCGATGGGTGGCTGGCGCGATCTGACGAAGGTCGAAGTGGCCGATCTGCGGCGCCGCGCCGGCCTCGAAGCCTGA
- a CDS encoding segregation/condensation protein A, protein MNADAGNAPYRVALPEFEGPLDLLLHLCKTHEIEIVNIPIAFITEKYLEYLEVMQSMPVDMAADYLVMAATLAYLKSRELVPSPEPLEVVPEEEGEVLDPREELIRRLLQYQKYKDAAEKLGARPIEGRNVFGRGAELEGGAEQGPLAEHSVWKLIESFGKLLDKAGTKLAHHDVVVDRMSISERINQLIDRIESGGGSFRFDACFDLQLPEDELRNQVVVTLLAILELARLKVIRVLASPDSETLFIAQVQGAALADARQAEVTSALEVTDETSDGDEKSEASPASGEKNEET, encoded by the coding sequence GTGAACGCCGACGCCGGCAACGCTCCCTATCGCGTGGCGCTGCCCGAGTTCGAGGGGCCGCTGGATCTGCTGCTGCACCTTTGCAAGACGCACGAGATCGAGATCGTGAATATCCCGATCGCCTTCATCACCGAGAAGTACCTGGAGTACCTGGAAGTGATGCAGTCGATGCCGGTGGACATGGCCGCCGACTATCTGGTCATGGCGGCGACGCTGGCCTATCTGAAATCGCGCGAGCTGGTGCCGTCGCCTGAACCACTGGAGGTGGTGCCAGAAGAAGAGGGCGAGGTTCTAGACCCGCGCGAAGAATTGATTCGCCGCTTGCTGCAGTATCAAAAGTACAAGGACGCCGCCGAGAAGCTGGGCGCGCGGCCCATCGAGGGACGCAACGTTTTTGGGCGCGGCGCCGAGCTTGAGGGTGGCGCCGAGCAAGGCCCGCTGGCCGAGCACTCGGTGTGGAAGCTGATCGAATCGTTCGGCAAGCTGCTGGACAAAGCCGGGACCAAGCTGGCCCACCACGACGTGGTCGTCGATCGCATGTCGATCAGCGAGCGCATCAACCAGCTCATCGATCGCATCGAATCGGGCGGCGGGTCGTTTCGGTTCGACGCCTGCTTCGACCTGCAGTTGCCCGAAGACGAGCTGCGCAACCAGGTGGTGGTGACGCTGCTGGCGATTCTTGAGCTGGCGCGATTGAAGGTGATTCGCGTGCTGGCCTCGCCCGACAGCGAGACGCTGTTCATCGCCCAGGTGCAGGGCGCGGCGCTGGCCGACGCCCGCCAGGCCGAGGTGACGTCGGCGCTGGAAGTGACCGACGAAACCAGCGACGGAGACGAAAAGTCGGAGGCAAGTCCTGCTTCCGGGGAGAAGAATGAAGAAACGTAA
- the purD gene encoding phosphoribosylamine--glycine ligase: protein MPQATTKPASVLLVGGGGREHALAWKLAQSPRVARIVAAPGNPGIAGVPKTTCLPISAEAVAELTAFAVSERIDLVVCGPESALVAGLGDAMGAAGVAFFGPSRAAAEIEGSKAYAKRLMTGAGVPTAAFGVFDDVAAAEAFIDQQRGAVVVKADGLCAGKGVMVTSNAAEAKAAVRLLMADRAFGEAGARVVIEERLSGREVSMMALCDGERLQLLASSEDHKAVGDGDVGPNTGGMGTYSPSPLVSDAQAARIVETIFLPTVRALAADGRRFVGLLYGGLMLTADRGPMVIEWNCRFGDPETQSVLMRLDDDLYPWLLGAANGQLPAGALRWRPSAAVCVVLAAAGYPGKVRGGDVIEGVPPPSDEVVAFHAGTRRAGPGDATVGGPWLTSGGRVLGVTGHGSDLTAARARVYGAIKQIHFSGMHYRTDIGMRGDP from the coding sequence ATGCCGCAGGCGACAACCAAACCGGCCAGCGTGCTTCTCGTCGGTGGCGGCGGGCGGGAACACGCCCTGGCCTGGAAGCTGGCGCAAAGCCCGCGGGTGGCGCGCATCGTGGCCGCGCCCGGCAACCCGGGCATCGCGGGCGTGCCGAAGACGACCTGCCTGCCGATCAGCGCCGAGGCCGTCGCCGAGTTGACCGCCTTCGCCGTCAGCGAGCGGATCGATCTGGTGGTGTGCGGTCCCGAGTCGGCGCTGGTGGCGGGCCTGGGCGATGCCATGGGCGCCGCCGGCGTCGCCTTCTTTGGTCCGTCGCGCGCCGCCGCCGAGATCGAAGGATCGAAGGCCTATGCCAAACGGTTGATGACCGGGGCCGGCGTGCCCACCGCCGCCTTCGGTGTCTTCGATGACGTCGCCGCCGCCGAAGCGTTCATCGACCAGCAGCGCGGCGCCGTGGTGGTGAAAGCCGACGGGCTCTGCGCCGGCAAGGGCGTCATGGTCACCAGCAACGCCGCCGAGGCAAAGGCCGCCGTGCGCTTGTTGATGGCCGACCGCGCCTTCGGCGAAGCGGGCGCGCGCGTGGTGATCGAAGAACGGCTCAGCGGTCGCGAAGTGTCGATGATGGCCCTGTGCGACGGCGAGCGCTTGCAATTGCTGGCCTCGTCGGAAGACCACAAGGCGGTCGGTGACGGCGACGTCGGCCCGAATACCGGCGGCATGGGGACGTATTCACCGTCGCCGCTGGTCAGCGACGCGCAAGCCGCGCGCATCGTGGAGACGATCTTCTTGCCGACGGTGCGGGCGCTGGCCGCCGACGGGCGGCGCTTTGTCGGCCTGCTGTACGGCGGCTTGATGCTGACCGCCGACCGCGGGCCGATGGTGATCGAATGGAACTGTCGTTTCGGCGATCCAGAGACGCAGTCGGTGCTGATGCGTCTCGATGACGATCTGTATCCCTGGCTGCTGGGCGCGGCCAACGGACAGCTGCCGGCGGGGGCGCTGCGCTGGCGGCCCAGCGCCGCCGTGTGCGTCGTCCTGGCGGCGGCCGGTTATCCCGGCAAGGTGCGCGGCGGCGATGTCATCGAAGGCGTGCCGCCGCCCAGCGACGAGGTGGTGGCCTTTCACGCCGGCACGCGCCGCGCCGGTCCGGGCGATGCCACCGTGGGCGGACCGTGGCTGACCTCGGGTGGGCGGGTTCTGGGTGTCACCGGCCACGGCAGCGATCTGACGGCGGCGCGGGCCCGCGTGTACGGGGCGATCAAGCAAATTCATTTTTCCGGTATGCACTATCGAACTGACATCGGGATGCGAGGAGATCCATGA
- the purH gene encoding bifunctional phosphoribosylaminoimidazolecarboxamide formyltransferase/IMP cyclohydrolase: MARIARALISVSDKAGLLDFARGLLKEGVEILSTGGTAKALLEGGVPVREVSEFTGAPEILDGRVKTLHPRVHGGILGRPTEKHRQEMQQAGLVNIDLVVVNLYPFRETVARGAAFDEVIENIDIGGPAMIRSAAKNHERVTVVVEPADYPRVLEQLQAGGEITDGLRYDLARKAFAHTAAYDGAIAAHLGRLATPDAAPADFSDTMHLSASLVRALRYGENPHQKAAFYALDDATGPSLARAEILQGKELSYNNLLDLDAAMRLAAEFSRPAAAIIKHTNPCGVAVSDEGVAHAYRRARETDPVSAFGGIVAVNRPVDAALGRELAETFLECVIAPSYSPEALTTLSSKKNLRLLAFDFRGDQSTGFDLRSIAGGFLLQTRDTTTSAAAAGKVASKRTPTASELLDLDFAWRVAKHVKSNAIVFAGGGHTLGIGAGQMSRVDSVRIAISKARSSLGGAVLASDAFFPFRDGVDEAARAGVTAVIQPGGSVRDDEVLAAADEHNMAVVLTGERHFKH, translated from the coding sequence GTGGCTAGAATCGCACGGGCGTTGATCTCGGTTTCGGACAAGGCAGGCCTCCTCGATTTCGCGCGCGGCCTTTTGAAAGAAGGCGTGGAGATCCTGTCCACCGGGGGCACGGCGAAGGCGCTGCTGGAGGGCGGCGTGCCCGTGCGCGAGGTCAGCGAGTTCACCGGCGCGCCGGAGATTCTGGATGGCCGGGTAAAGACGCTGCACCCGCGCGTGCACGGCGGCATCCTGGGCCGCCCGACGGAAAAGCACCGGCAAGAGATGCAGCAGGCCGGCCTGGTGAACATCGATCTGGTGGTCGTCAACCTTTACCCGTTTCGTGAGACGGTGGCCCGTGGCGCCGCCTTCGACGAGGTCATCGAGAACATCGACATCGGCGGCCCGGCGATGATCCGGTCGGCGGCGAAGAACCACGAACGGGTCACCGTGGTCGTCGAACCCGCCGACTATCCCCGCGTGCTGGAGCAACTTCAAGCCGGCGGCGAGATCACGGACGGTCTGCGCTATGATCTGGCGCGCAAGGCGTTCGCCCACACCGCCGCCTATGACGGCGCGATCGCCGCCCACCTTGGCCGCCTGGCCACGCCCGACGCCGCACCGGCGGATTTTTCGGACACCATGCACCTGTCGGCGTCGCTGGTGCGCGCCTTGCGCTACGGCGAAAACCCGCACCAGAAGGCGGCGTTCTACGCGCTCGACGACGCGACCGGCCCGTCGCTGGCGCGCGCGGAGATCTTGCAAGGCAAGGAGCTGTCGTACAATAACCTGCTGGATCTGGACGCGGCGATGCGGCTGGCGGCGGAGTTTTCCCGCCCGGCGGCGGCGATCATCAAGCACACCAATCCGTGCGGCGTGGCGGTCAGCGACGAAGGGGTGGCCCACGCCTATCGCCGCGCCCGCGAGACGGATCCGGTGTCGGCCTTCGGCGGCATCGTGGCGGTCAATCGCCCCGTCGACGCGGCGCTGGGACGCGAGCTGGCCGAGACGTTCCTTGAGTGCGTGATCGCGCCCAGCTATTCGCCCGAGGCGTTGACCACGCTGTCGTCAAAGAAGAACCTGCGCTTGCTGGCCTTCGATTTTCGCGGCGACCAATCGACTGGATTCGACCTGCGCAGCATCGCCGGTGGTTTCCTTCTGCAGACGCGCGACACGACGACGTCGGCTGCGGCTGCCGGCAAGGTGGCGTCGAAGCGCACGCCCACCGCCAGTGAGTTGCTGGATCTCGATTTCGCCTGGCGGGTGGCCAAGCACGTGAAGTCGAACGCCATCGTCTTCGCCGGCGGCGGACACACCCTGGGCATCGGGGCCGGCCAGATGTCGCGCGTGGATTCGGTGCGCATCGCCATTTCGAAGGCGCGGTCGTCGCTGGGCGGCGCCGTGCTGGCGTCGGACGCGTTCTTTCCCTTCCGCGACGGCGTCGATGAAGCGGCGCGGGCCGGCGTCACCGCTGTCATCCAGCCGGGCGGTTCGGTGCGCGACGACGAGGTGCTGGCCGCCGCGGACGAGCACAACATGGCCGTCGTTCTCACCGGCGAAAGACACTTCAAGCACTAG
- the ribH gene encoding 6,7-dimethyl-8-ribityllumazine synthase produces MSNLRDKFSGEIHEGMLTAQGRRFAVVAARFNDFIVEKLIDGALDALRRTGAADGDIEIFRCPGAMELPGLVRRVADSDRFDGIICLGAVIRGATPHFDLVVGEATAGVARIAADARAAIAYGVLACETIEQAVERAGTKAGNRGFDAAMVALEMADLYAQMRASAKVGGDADADRQVPASIGRRSK; encoded by the coding sequence ATGTCGAACCTGCGAGACAAATTCAGCGGCGAGATCCACGAGGGCATGCTGACCGCGCAAGGCCGGCGGTTCGCCGTGGTCGCCGCCCGCTTCAACGATTTCATCGTCGAAAAGCTGATTGACGGCGCCCTGGACGCCCTGCGCCGCACCGGCGCCGCCGACGGCGACATCGAGATCTTTCGCTGCCCGGGGGCGATGGAGCTGCCGGGGCTGGTCCGGCGGGTGGCCGACAGTGACCGCTTCGACGGCATCATCTGCCTGGGCGCGGTGATCCGCGGGGCCACGCCGCACTTTGATCTGGTGGTCGGCGAGGCGACGGCGGGGGTGGCCCGCATCGCCGCCGACGCGCGCGCCGCGATCGCCTACGGCGTCTTGGCCTGCGAGACCATCGAACAAGCGGTCGAGCGCGCCGGCACCAAGGCTGGCAACCGCGGCTTTGACGCGGCGATGGTGGCCTTGGAGATGGCTGATCTTTACGCGCAGATGCGCGCCTCGGCGAAGGTCGGCGGTGACGCCGACGCCGATCGCCAGGTGCCGGCTTCGATCGGCCGTCGCAGTAAGTGA
- the xerD gene encoding site-specific tyrosine recombinase XerD, whose protein sequence is MAVSADDRSVKATTLDAAIQQFLDHVRVERELTPATVAAYGRDLADFARFVSGRKITAVAAIKGIDVLDYLARLTEQKLSARSQARRLIALRQMFKFLKAENICAVNPTEDVDLPRFGRKLPDFLTVEEVDQLLAAPNRTTARGVRDAAMLETLYATGLRVSELVKVRLRDINFDAGYLMTFGKGRKERLVPIGEVALGGLRSYIESVRADFTGGRAIDAVFLTHHGRTMTRQGFWKLLGRYAVAAGIRKRISPHKLRHSFATHLVERGADLRAVQAMLGHADIGTTEIYTHLSRRHLRAVYDKFHPRA, encoded by the coding sequence GTGGCGGTTTCGGCCGACGATCGTTCGGTGAAGGCGACCACGTTAGACGCGGCGATTCAGCAGTTTTTGGATCACGTCCGCGTCGAGCGGGAGCTGACACCGGCCACGGTGGCGGCGTACGGGCGCGACCTGGCCGACTTTGCGCGCTTCGTGAGCGGGCGAAAAATCACCGCGGTCGCGGCCATCAAAGGCATCGACGTGCTGGACTACCTGGCGCGCCTGACCGAGCAAAAACTTTCGGCGCGATCGCAGGCGCGGCGGCTGATCGCCTTGCGGCAGATGTTCAAGTTCCTGAAGGCGGAAAACATCTGCGCGGTAAACCCCACCGAAGACGTCGACCTGCCGCGCTTCGGGCGCAAGCTGCCGGACTTCCTCACCGTCGAGGAAGTGGATCAGTTGCTGGCCGCGCCCAACCGCACCACCGCGCGCGGGGTCCGCGACGCGGCGATGCTGGAGACGCTGTACGCCACCGGCTTGCGCGTGTCCGAGCTGGTCAAGGTGCGGCTGCGCGACATCAACTTCGACGCCGGCTACCTGATGACGTTCGGCAAGGGCCGCAAGGAACGTCTGGTCCCCATCGGTGAGGTGGCGCTGGGCGGACTGCGCAGCTACATCGAGAGCGTGCGGGCCGATTTCACCGGCGGACGGGCCATCGACGCGGTCTTTCTGACTCACCACGGGCGGACGATGACCCGGCAGGGGTTCTGGAAGCTGCTCGGGCGCTATGCCGTCGCGGCCGGCATTCGCAAGCGCATCTCGCCGCACAAGCTGCGGCATTCGTTCGCCACGCATCTGGTGGAACGCGGCGCCGACCTGCGCGCCGTGCAGGCCATGCTGGGACACGCCGACATCGGCACGACAGAGATTTACACCCACCTGTCCCGGCGCCACCTGCGCGCCGTGTACGACAAGTTCCACCCGCGCGCCTGA
- the scpB gene encoding SMC-Scp complex subunit ScpB, with product MKKRKKKGDATTGATGATSGAADAAGEAADALTPGPDSGAVVQVIDASEEPTQVNDAPVPEEARGPEVASDDPLDVAIDVHLEGPAETTQQSPTEVVMPPIDAPDAWDGPTAVAGLDEVAALVARSARPELGEGHAGDEAGTPVGQIGEATAEATAENESPPVESTSRLEMIIESLIFASDKPLGLNELKRLVDERDAKKLSAALETLKARHQDTGIQLLGVAGGWQFRTNPENSPWVGKLLSGKPARLSRAMLETLSIVAYRQPITRPEIDEIRGVDCGPVLKTLLDRGMVRMIGKKEDVGRPILYGTTPEFLRTFSLRDLTELPTLREFHELGVAEMAKVDAEAPRPSGAGASGGAGDAAAAPAAAPTAMPPPTELTAADPDEEDALLSELEEATSAASKASKARESGDAPPSDESAGIESAAPAAASETPEG from the coding sequence ATGAAGAAACGTAAGAAAAAGGGCGACGCGACCACCGGAGCGACAGGGGCCACCAGCGGAGCGGCCGACGCGGCTGGCGAAGCGGCGGACGCTCTCACGCCGGGGCCGGACAGCGGCGCCGTGGTCCAGGTGATCGATGCGTCCGAGGAGCCCACGCAGGTGAACGACGCGCCGGTGCCCGAGGAGGCGCGCGGTCCGGAGGTCGCCAGCGATGATCCGTTGGACGTGGCCATCGACGTGCACCTCGAAGGGCCGGCCGAGACCACTCAGCAGTCGCCGACCGAGGTGGTGATGCCGCCCATCGACGCGCCCGACGCCTGGGACGGGCCGACGGCGGTGGCGGGGTTGGACGAGGTGGCCGCGCTGGTGGCGCGGTCGGCGCGCCCGGAGCTTGGCGAAGGGCATGCCGGCGACGAGGCCGGGACGCCGGTGGGCCAGATCGGTGAAGCGACGGCCGAGGCGACGGCCGAAAACGAATCCCCGCCGGTTGAATCAACCAGCCGGCTGGAGATGATCATCGAGAGCCTGATCTTCGCGTCGGACAAGCCGCTTGGTCTCAACGAACTGAAGCGGTTGGTGGACGAACGCGACGCCAAGAAGCTCAGCGCTGCGCTGGAGACGCTGAAGGCGCGCCATCAAGATACCGGCATTCAGCTTCTGGGCGTGGCGGGCGGCTGGCAGTTTCGCACCAATCCAGAGAACAGCCCGTGGGTGGGCAAGTTGCTGTCGGGCAAACCGGCGCGGCTGTCGCGCGCCATGCTGGAGACGTTGTCCATCGTCGCCTACCGGCAGCCGATCACCCGGCCGGAGATCGACGAGATCCGCGGCGTCGACTGCGGTCCGGTGCTAAAGACGCTGCTGGATCGAGGGATGGTGCGGATGATCGGGAAGAAGGAAGACGTCGGTCGGCCGATCTTGTACGGCACCACGCCGGAGTTTCTGCGCACGTTCAGCTTGCGCGATCTCACCGAGCTGCCGACGCTGCGCGAGTTCCACGAGCTGGGCGTGGCGGAGATGGCCAAGGTCGACGCCGAAGCGCCGCGTCCGTCGGGCGCGGGCGCCAGCGGTGGCGCTGGCGATGCTGCGGCCGCGCCGGCTGCGGCGCCGACGGCGATGCCGCCGCCCACTGAATTGACGGCCGCCGATCCCGACGAGGAAGACGCGCTGCTGTCCGAGCTGGAGGAAGCCACCAGCGCCGCCAGCAAGGCCAGCAAGGCACGCGAATCGGGCGACGCGCCTCCCTCGGACGAATCAGCGGGCATCGAGTCGGCCGCACCGGCGGCGGCGTCCGAGACGCCCGAAGGCTGA
- a CDS encoding M17 family peptidase N-terminal domain-containing protein: MQIGFLPVELARWDQAKPSELLTVGFWSDVRPLRGVPGLLDWRLCGKLSAWMASGKVAGTDGEQTLFPSGGRLPWKLVLVAGLGRRADFTEKKFRAVVHRIVKTMRGLGLQRAAMALPGRGESTGIPARRALDLVIHESEEVQPGILTELTVIDGPTAQKEMTDLLRQRGMRG; the protein is encoded by the coding sequence ATGCAGATCGGGTTTTTGCCGGTCGAGCTTGCCCGCTGGGACCAGGCCAAGCCGAGCGAGTTGTTGACGGTCGGTTTCTGGAGCGACGTTCGTCCCCTGCGCGGCGTCCCCGGTCTTCTGGACTGGCGCCTGTGCGGCAAGCTGTCGGCCTGGATGGCCTCCGGCAAGGTGGCCGGCACCGACGGTGAGCAGACGCTTTTTCCCAGCGGCGGCCGCCTGCCGTGGAAGCTGGTGCTGGTGGCGGGCCTGGGCCGGCGCGCCGACTTCACGGAGAAAAAATTTCGCGCCGTGGTCCATCGCATCGTCAAGACCATGCGCGGCCTCGGTCTGCAGCGCGCGGCGATGGCCTTGCCGGGGCGGGGTGAGAGCACCGGCATCCCGGCGCGGCGGGCGCTCGACTTGGTCATTCACGAAAGCGAAGAAGTCCAACCCGGGATCCTGACCGAGCTGACCGTCATTGATGGGCCGACCGCTCAAAAAGAAATGACCGACCTTCTGCGCCAGCGCGGCATGCGCGGCTAG
- the purE gene encoding 5-(carboxyamino)imidazole ribonucleotide mutase: MSDVAIMMGSKSDLETMRPAAKILQSLGLSVDVRVLSAHRTPEHAAAFVREATAGGTKVFICGAGGAAHLAGAVAAHTLVPVIGVPIASGALQGFDSLLSTVMMPPGMPVATVAVGGAENAGLLAAQIIALANPTVAKAVAAERESRRRKVLESDAEVRGGFGGGKPNAG; this comes from the coding sequence ATGAGCGACGTGGCAATCATGATGGGGTCGAAGTCCGATCTCGAGACCATGCGGCCGGCGGCGAAGATTCTGCAGTCGCTGGGCCTGTCGGTTGACGTGCGCGTGCTGTCCGCGCACCGCACGCCCGAGCACGCCGCGGCCTTCGTGCGCGAGGCGACCGCCGGCGGAACCAAGGTCTTCATCTGCGGCGCGGGCGGCGCGGCTCACCTGGCCGGTGCCGTCGCCGCGCACACCCTGGTGCCGGTGATCGGCGTGCCCATCGCTTCGGGCGCGTTGCAGGGCTTCGATTCGCTGCTGTCGACGGTGATGATGCCGCCGGGGATGCCGGTCGCCACGGTGGCGGTGGGCGGCGCCGAGAACGCCGGCCTGCTGGCGGCGCAGATCATCGCGCTCGCCAATCCGACGGTGGCCAAAGCGGTCGCCGCCGAGCGCGAGTCGCGTCGCCGCAAGGTGCTGGAGAGCGACGCCGAGGTGCGCGGCGGTTTTGGCGGAGGCAAGCCCAACGCCGGCTAA
- the nusB gene encoding transcription antitermination factor NusB yields MVGTRRRSREVALQIIHQMDLSPEMDAGAALRAYFDNLWPDATAHDWDEGGNLPPSVEQPLIEELVRGFAQHRGELDELLAGLSRNWRVERMSPVDRNVIRLGLYELKYDQSVPINVVINEAIELAKRFGTAEGAGFVNGMLDRAVTELGIRP; encoded by the coding sequence ATGGTTGGAACGCGCAGGAGGTCGCGCGAGGTCGCGCTGCAGATCATCCACCAGATGGATCTGTCCCCCGAGATGGACGCAGGCGCCGCCTTGCGCGCCTACTTCGACAACCTGTGGCCGGACGCCACCGCCCACGACTGGGACGAAGGCGGCAACCTGCCGCCGTCGGTGGAGCAGCCGCTCATCGAAGAGCTGGTGCGGGGGTTCGCCCAGCACCGCGGCGAGCTGGACGAACTTTTGGCCGGGCTGTCGCGCAACTGGCGGGTGGAACGGATGTCGCCGGTGGATCGCAACGTCATTCGCCTGGGGCTTTACGAGCTGAAATACGATCAGAGCGTGCCGATCAACGTGGTCATCAACGAAGCGATCGAGCTGGCCAAGCGTTTCGGCACCGCCGAGGGCGCAGGGTTCGTCAATGGCATGCTGGATCGGGCCGTGACCGAGCTCGGCATCCGTCCGTAG